A window of Sebastes umbrosus isolate fSebUmb1 chromosome 3, fSebUmb1.pri, whole genome shotgun sequence contains these coding sequences:
- the LOC119484372 gene encoding galectin-related protein-like, whose protein sequence is MAETHRVTAQGRKKWAVPQRSATDENKPSVRPPDRDAERTLAVPFRGHITDGMRPGKKVVVMGVVDSHPDRFYLALTCGRGTREPPPDVALEVCVRFKDRQVLRRACESGSWGDVERAMPFFPFIRDQPFKIEIYCEHSRFRVLVDGQKLFDFHHRLTSLGDIDTLWIKGSITITKLA, encoded by the exons ATGGCTGAAACACACAGAGTGACAGCGCAGGGCAGGAAG aAATGGGCTGTTCCACAGAGAAGTGCGACTGATGAAAATAAACCGAGTGTTCGTCCTCCTGACAGAGATGCTGAGAGGACTCTG gcggtTCCTTTCAGAGGACACATCACAGATGGGATGCGGCCAGGGAAAAAGGTTGTAGTGATGGGTGTTGTGGACTCCCATCCTGACAG GTTCTACCTCGCCCTGACATGTGGTCGTGGAACCAGGGAGCCTCCGCCTGATGTGGCTCTGGAGGTCTGTGTTCGATTCAAGGACCGACAAGTCCTGCGCAGAGCCTGTGAGTCTGGATCCTGGGGAGACGTTGAAAGAGCCATGCCTTTCTTCCCCTTCATCAGAGACCAGCCATTCAAG ATTGAGATTTATTGTGAACACAGTCGGTTTCGTGTGTTAGTGGACGGACAGAAGCTGTTTGACTTTCACCACAGACTGACGTCACTCGGCGACATCGACACATTATGGATCAAAGGCAGCATCACCATCACTAAACTGGCCTGA